The Chitinophaga sp. H8 genome contains a region encoding:
- a CDS encoding sugar phosphate isomerase/epimerase family protein, whose protein sequence is MNTRRSFLRQAALVTAALTIDPARLFSRPANTEGFRKIGLQLYTLRDALATDVKGTIEKVAAIGYNQVETFYGEAGPHSTNQFWGLDPKAFKSLLKTNGLTTPSGHYQLNDYLTPGNGKDTSLKSQIAIAAAVGQAYFVVPVPPLYLWNKHPATSDDYKFIAAQLNKAGELCKRSNLKMAYHNHFWEFRKLPDSKETGYDILLKETTPSLVSFELDLFWTIKSGVDPVALFKQAPGRFPMLHIKDVAKDNTATIADTGNETSEHILSGVTFTEVGTGSVNFKQILEHAPTGGVKYLYVEQDKITIDPFDSVRQSCTYVKQHLLTT, encoded by the coding sequence ATGAATACAAGAAGGTCTTTCCTGCGTCAGGCTGCCCTTGTTACTGCTGCCCTGACAATAGATCCGGCCCGGCTGTTCAGCCGCCCGGCAAATACTGAAGGATTCCGTAAAATAGGGTTACAGCTTTATACGCTACGGGATGCACTGGCAACAGATGTGAAAGGAACTATTGAAAAGGTGGCTGCCATTGGCTACAACCAGGTAGAAACATTCTATGGCGAGGCGGGCCCGCATAGTACCAACCAGTTCTGGGGGCTGGACCCCAAAGCGTTTAAATCCCTGCTTAAAACCAATGGACTTACGACCCCCAGCGGACATTATCAACTCAATGACTATCTTACCCCGGGAAATGGGAAGGACACTTCACTGAAATCCCAGATAGCGATAGCGGCGGCAGTAGGGCAAGCCTATTTTGTAGTGCCGGTACCTCCGCTATATCTATGGAATAAACATCCGGCTACCAGCGATGACTACAAATTTATAGCTGCACAGCTCAATAAAGCTGGCGAACTGTGTAAGCGGTCTAACCTGAAAATGGCCTATCATAATCATTTCTGGGAATTCAGAAAACTGCCGGACAGTAAAGAAACCGGTTATGATATCCTCTTGAAAGAAACAACGCCATCATTGGTAAGTTTTGAGCTGGACCTGTTCTGGACAATAAAGTCAGGAGTAGACCCTGTGGCACTGTTTAAACAGGCGCCTGGCCGTTTTCCAATGCTGCATATAAAAGATGTTGCGAAGGATAATACGGCCACTATTGCAGATACTGGTAATGAAACGTCAGAGCATATCCTGTCCGGTGTTACTTTTACCGAGGTAGGAACAGGAAGCGTCAACTTTAAACAGATCCTGGAACATGCTCCTACAGGTGGTGTAAAATATCTGTATGTAGAACAGGACAAAATCACAATAGATCCTTTTGACAGTGTCCGCCAAAGCTGCACCTATG
- a CDS encoding GNAT family N-acetyltransferase: MDQIIIRKAGLNDLGTLLRFEQELIAAERPFDSTLQDGEIHYYDIPAMIAAPHIALLVAVINEQLIGTGYARIEEGRHYLKHRQHAYLGFMYVDPVYRGKGVNRAIMEVLKNWALEQGIRELRLDVYYSNEQAIKAYEKAGFHRHLIEMRMGL, translated from the coding sequence ATGGATCAGATAATAATCAGAAAAGCCGGATTAAATGATCTCGGAACGCTGCTGCGTTTTGAGCAGGAGCTGATTGCCGCAGAACGTCCGTTCGACAGTACTTTACAGGATGGGGAAATTCATTATTATGATATACCTGCTATGATAGCCGCGCCGCATATTGCACTGCTGGTGGCGGTGATCAACGAGCAGTTAATTGGAACGGGATATGCCCGCATAGAGGAAGGCCGGCATTATCTTAAACACCGGCAACATGCCTATCTGGGATTTATGTATGTAGATCCTGTCTACCGGGGTAAAGGAGTGAACAGGGCAATTATGGAAGTGTTGAAAAATTGGGCTTTGGAGCAAGGCATCAGGGAACTCAGACTGGATGTATATTATAGTAATGAGCAGGCAATAAAGGCATATGAAAAAGCAGGATTCCACCGGCACTTGATTGAAATGCGCATGGGGTTGTAA
- a CDS encoding CotH kinase family protein: MRKTASILFVIPVLISLLCSCSRDKQAAPPVLADDKVFTSFSFKAAHNDGLKEDIAGIIGADTIRIPALSGIPLSSLAPDFAFEGKKVTVDSILQISGETRQDFSQAVKYVITAANSSVKTYVVTIATEIPVLQINTNNKPVDSKEVYVDGTLEITGNVPAALSYNGKIRIRGRGNASWGMPKKPYKLKLDKKAPLLGISSDKTWVLLANYGDKSMMRNETAFELSRRMELAFTPKAFYVEVVLNNEYLGTYQLTEQIEVAAHKVNVEEQDKGATTLPQITGGYLLEVDGYAASEPAHFYTPRSMPVTIHYPDAEDITPAQTDYITNYFTDFENALFANNFSDPANGYRRYFDVPSYVNYYLVNEIMGNSDMNWSTYFYKKRDGKISAGPVWDFDLAANNDRRLGNSVNKLMRDAAHEPKAWINRLMEDPTFRQAVRARWNAVYTARISTLPDYITELSSKLMVTQKKNFEKWDILSTLVHQNLQAAGSYQGEVDYFKRFMEQRIAWLDGQINGSKFD; encoded by the coding sequence ATGAGAAAAACAGCCTCCATTCTCTTTGTTATACCTGTGCTGATCAGCTTACTATGCAGCTGTTCCCGCGATAAACAGGCAGCCCCTCCTGTTCTTGCAGATGATAAAGTATTTACCAGCTTCAGCTTCAAAGCGGCTCACAACGACGGTTTAAAGGAAGACATTGCCGGTATTATCGGAGCAGATACTATCCGCATACCAGCCTTATCCGGCATTCCCCTGTCCTCCCTGGCACCGGATTTTGCATTTGAGGGTAAAAAAGTAACAGTAGACAGTATACTTCAGATAAGCGGTGAAACCAGGCAGGATTTCAGCCAGGCAGTAAAGTATGTGATCACCGCAGCAAACAGCTCTGTAAAAACCTATGTGGTAACTATTGCCACAGAAATACCTGTACTACAGATCAACACCAATAATAAACCGGTTGACAGTAAGGAAGTATACGTGGATGGTACCCTGGAAATAACCGGCAATGTACCTGCCGCACTCTCCTATAATGGTAAAATCAGGATACGTGGCCGGGGAAATGCCAGCTGGGGTATGCCTAAAAAACCATACAAACTAAAACTCGATAAAAAAGCGCCCCTGCTGGGTATCAGCAGCGATAAAACATGGGTATTGCTGGCCAATTACGGCGATAAGTCCATGATGCGGAATGAAACTGCCTTTGAACTAAGCCGGCGTATGGAGCTGGCATTTACCCCTAAAGCCTTTTATGTAGAAGTAGTACTCAACAATGAATACCTGGGCACCTATCAGCTTACAGAACAGATTGAGGTAGCCGCACACAAGGTAAATGTGGAAGAACAAGATAAAGGTGCCACTACGCTGCCTCAGATTACCGGCGGTTATCTCCTGGAAGTAGATGGTTATGCCGCCAGCGAGCCGGCTCATTTTTATACCCCCAGAAGTATGCCTGTTACTATACATTATCCGGATGCAGAAGATATTACCCCTGCACAAACCGATTATATTACCAACTACTTCACCGACTTTGAAAATGCACTTTTTGCCAATAACTTCAGTGATCCGGCTAATGGTTACCGCCGCTATTTTGATGTACCATCCTATGTTAATTATTATCTCGTCAATGAGATCATGGGTAATTCTGATATGAACTGGAGCACCTATTTCTACAAAAAGAGAGACGGTAAAATAAGTGCAGGACCTGTATGGGATTTTGACCTGGCAGCTAATAATGACAGGCGGCTGGGCAACTCTGTTAACAAGCTAATGCGGGATGCAGCACATGAACCTAAAGCGTGGATCAATCGCCTCATGGAAGATCCTACTTTCCGGCAGGCGGTGCGTGCACGCTGGAATGCTGTATATACTGCCCGCATCAGCACATTGCCCGACTATATCACCGAACTCTCCAGTAAGCTGATGGTAACTCAAAAAAAGAACTTTGAGAAGTGGGATATCCTCAGTACCCTGGTACATCAAAACCTTCAGGCGGCAGGCTCTTATCAGGGAGAAGTGGACTATTTCAAACGGTTTATGGAGCAGCGCATAGCCTGGCTGGACGGACAAATCAATGGTAGCAAATTTGACTAA
- a CDS encoding VOC family protein codes for MFRNTKAFSGFSVNDLQQANDFYQNILGLEVVKMNGMLELKIAGGNPILIYPKPNHTPATFTILNFPVDNIEEAVAQLNKLGVRFLQYEGALKTDEKGIFRGGGPKIAWFQDPSGNILSVLETTAH; via the coding sequence ATGTTCAGGAACACAAAAGCATTCAGCGGATTCTCCGTGAATGATCTGCAACAAGCGAATGACTTCTACCAAAACATACTTGGGCTTGAAGTTGTAAAAATGAATGGGATGCTGGAGCTTAAAATCGCGGGAGGCAATCCCATCCTGATTTATCCAAAACCTAATCATACACCTGCCACTTTCACCATTCTTAATTTTCCGGTAGATAATATTGAGGAAGCTGTAGCGCAGCTAAACAAGCTTGGGGTACGTTTTCTACAATATGAAGGCGCCCTGAAGACAGATGAAAAAGGTATTTTCCGGGGAGGTGGTCCTAAAATAGCCTGGTTCCAGGACCCTTCAGGCAATATTCTTTCTGTACTGGAAACAACAGCGCACTAA
- a CDS encoding DinB family protein, giving the protein METTAIQVALDHSFQELLHQLTTFDQEQLNIAPFKNSWTAGQLAEHLIKANGGFLEVINGPVQDTPRAPDAKIAEIKGIFLNFETKMQAPAFIIPADIHYEKPYLLSSLQDIKAGLDHATTTLDLTKTCLAFELPVLGYLTRLEAVYFVIYHTQRHLHQLKNIYQQVVSLV; this is encoded by the coding sequence ATGGAAACCACAGCAATTCAGGTGGCACTTGATCATTCCTTCCAGGAATTACTGCATCAGCTGACCACTTTTGATCAGGAACAGCTTAATATAGCTCCTTTTAAAAACAGCTGGACCGCCGGACAACTGGCAGAACACCTTATCAAAGCCAACGGTGGTTTTCTGGAAGTAATCAATGGTCCCGTACAAGATACGCCAAGAGCACCTGATGCCAAGATAGCAGAGATCAAAGGTATATTTCTGAACTTTGAGACCAAGATGCAGGCACCGGCATTCATCATACCAGCGGATATCCATTACGAAAAGCCGTACCTGCTGAGTTCCTTACAGGATATAAAGGCAGGTCTTGATCATGCCACTACTACTTTGGACCTGACGAAAACCTGCCTGGCATTTGAATTACCTGTATTGGGTTATCTAACCCGCCTGGAAGCTGTTTATTTTGTTATTTACCATACCCAACGCCACCTGCATCAATTGAAAAACATTTATCAACAGGTAGTTAGCCTGGTATAA
- a CDS encoding dihydrodipicolinate synthase family protein, which produces MFSEKKFVPVMITPFNLKAKVDLDAVTQLIDFYLAAGVKGFFANCLSSEMYSISEDERLELTRHIVRYVDGRVPVVGTGSFGLTIADKVEFTKRIYNTGINAVILITGHYANVDDSDEVLMANFDKMLKLTDNIPLGLYECPAPYKRILTPGVFKHLLETNRIVYHKDTSIDPQKVKEKLDLAKANGSQRFEFYDAHTPNAVTSLQAGAKGMSAIAGNFYPEILVWMCNNATDPAKKAEVEWLQSELSRVDPLIHIAYPMSAKYFLRKRGLHIRTISRSYTLELTPEQKQVLDGIYDSFIGWCDRLGITPVNASSLGTLAPVSLDPPI; this is translated from the coding sequence ATGTTTTCAGAAAAGAAGTTCGTGCCGGTGATGATCACACCCTTTAATCTTAAAGCGAAAGTAGATCTGGATGCGGTAACGCAACTTATAGATTTTTATCTTGCCGCTGGCGTAAAGGGCTTTTTTGCCAATTGTCTTAGCAGCGAGATGTATAGTATCAGCGAAGATGAAAGGCTGGAACTTACCAGGCATATTGTACGGTATGTAGATGGTCGCGTACCAGTAGTAGGTACCGGTTCATTCGGACTTACCATCGCCGATAAGGTGGAGTTTACAAAACGGATCTATAACACCGGAATCAATGCGGTGATATTAATTACAGGTCACTATGCCAATGTTGATGATAGTGATGAAGTATTAATGGCCAATTTTGATAAGATGTTAAAACTAACGGATAATATTCCGTTAGGACTATATGAATGCCCGGCACCTTATAAACGTATTTTAACGCCAGGTGTGTTTAAACACCTGCTGGAAACCAACCGTATTGTTTATCATAAGGATACTTCTATTGATCCTCAAAAGGTGAAGGAGAAACTGGACCTGGCAAAAGCCAATGGTAGCCAACGCTTTGAGTTTTATGATGCACACACGCCTAATGCGGTGACCTCCCTGCAGGCAGGTGCAAAAGGAATGTCTGCTATTGCCGGTAATTTTTATCCGGAGATATTAGTATGGATGTGTAATAATGCTACAGATCCTGCGAAAAAAGCAGAGGTAGAATGGCTGCAGTCAGAATTGAGCAGGGTAGATCCGTTGATCCACATTGCTTATCCGATGAGTGCTAAATATTTCCTGCGCAAACGCGGACTGCATATCAGAACAATTAGCCGCAGCTATACCCTGGAACTGACGCCTGAGCAAAAGCAGGTATTGGATGGTATTTATGACAGCTTTATTGGCTGGTGCGACAGGCTGGGTATCACTCCTGTAAATGCCAGCAGCTTAGGGACACTAGCTCCAGTATCACTGGATCCGCCTATTTGA
- a CDS encoding sodium:solute symporter, translating to MKNFSTLDVVIIAAYLVAMVLTGLFFSRKNKNVSQFTKASGSIPGWAIGLSIYATFLSSNTFLGVPGKAFGTNWNAFVFSISMPFAAWVAAKYFVPFYRKTGEVSAYSHLEHRFGPWARTYAVVCFLLTQLARIGSIFFGIALTLQAITGYSMFSIMLVTGICIILYTVFGGMEAVIWTEVVQGIIKTIGAFLILYLIIKDIPGGIPQIIDIGMQDDKFSLGSFAPDLTASTFWVVLLYGFFINLNNFGMDQNYVQRYHTATSAEAASKSIWVCVWLYLPASLLFFVIGTCLYAYAHVHPEILSGVRLQVAAEQFPGASAAKLNEVAANLAPNAYGDKVMPHFMANKIPSGLLGLIVSAILSAAMSTISSGMNASATVFSLDIVKRYFKPNMTDKQMLWLLLSTTAIVGVLGMGTGIAMIGVKSLLDIWWELSGIFAGAMLGLFLLGIISRKAGNAEAVTATIIGVLVIIWMSVPSMIPDHLQYLRSPFHKSMVIVIGTLAIFLIGVLLTRFRKTPAKVHA from the coding sequence TTGAAAAATTTCTCCACGTTAGACGTTGTTATTATTGCCGCATACCTGGTTGCGATGGTGTTGACCGGTCTCTTTTTTTCCAGGAAGAATAAGAATGTAAGTCAGTTTACCAAGGCTTCCGGAAGCATTCCCGGATGGGCCATCGGACTATCTATATATGCCACCTTTTTAAGCAGCAATACTTTCCTGGGGGTACCGGGCAAAGCATTTGGCACCAACTGGAATGCTTTTGTATTCAGTATCTCCATGCCATTTGCCGCCTGGGTAGCCGCCAAATACTTTGTACCCTTTTACCGGAAAACCGGAGAAGTATCCGCTTACTCTCACCTGGAGCATCGCTTTGGACCCTGGGCACGTACCTATGCGGTGGTGTGCTTTTTATTAACCCAGCTGGCCAGAATAGGCTCTATTTTCTTTGGTATCGCACTCACCCTGCAGGCTATTACCGGGTATTCGATGTTTTCTATTATGCTGGTAACAGGTATCTGTATCATTCTCTACACTGTTTTCGGGGGCATGGAAGCTGTGATCTGGACAGAGGTGGTACAAGGCATCATTAAAACGATCGGGGCCTTCCTGATCCTTTATCTGATCATAAAAGATATTCCCGGTGGTATTCCCCAGATCATTGATATAGGCATGCAGGATGATAAATTCAGCCTGGGCAGCTTTGCACCGGACCTTACTGCTTCCACCTTCTGGGTCGTCTTACTCTATGGTTTCTTTATCAACCTGAATAATTTCGGGATGGATCAGAACTATGTACAGCGGTATCATACGGCTACTTCTGCCGAGGCAGCATCCAAATCTATCTGGGTATGCGTTTGGTTATACCTTCCTGCATCCCTGTTATTCTTTGTAATTGGTACCTGCCTGTATGCCTATGCACACGTACATCCGGAGATCCTCAGCGGTGTACGCCTGCAGGTAGCAGCAGAGCAGTTTCCCGGCGCCTCTGCTGCCAAGCTGAACGAGGTAGCGGCCAACCTGGCACCCAATGCTTATGGCGATAAAGTAATGCCGCATTTCATGGCTAATAAGATCCCTTCCGGGCTGTTGGGCCTGATAGTATCCGCTATCCTCTCTGCCGCCATGAGTACGATCAGTTCGGGTATGAACGCTTCTGCCACCGTTTTCAGCCTGGATATTGTAAAAAGATATTTTAAGCCTAATATGACCGACAAGCAGATGCTCTGGCTCTTATTGTCTACCACTGCTATCGTAGGTGTGCTGGGCATGGGTACAGGTATTGCCATGATAGGTGTGAAAAGCCTGCTGGATATATGGTGGGAACTTTCCGGCATATTTGCCGGTGCGATGCTGGGGTTATTTCTGCTGGGTATTATTTCCAGGAAAGCAGGTAATGCAGAAGCGGTTACGGCTACCATTATCGGGGTATTGGTAATCATCTGGATGTCGGTACCCAGTATGATTCCTGATCATCTGCAGTATTTAAGAAGCCCTTTTCATAAAAGCATGGTGATTGTAATCGGTACACTGGCAATATTCCTGATAGGCGTATTACTGACAAGATTCCGCAAAACGCCAGCAAAAGTACATGCATAA
- a CDS encoding AraC family transcriptional regulator produces MKAHFHKVLQDEQSSFSIRNSIGSNFGNQWHYHPQLELHYVIRGEGVRLIGDSVQNFSAGELLLLGENLPHTWRCNEPYTQNDPAYKAEAIVIQFLPDCFGKDFINLPEAGPMKKLFSNARNGLVIEGDTRDFVVPLMYKAVASSQMERMVTMMSVLHLISISNNLDYISSSNAFYRSSDAENIRLNEICSYSLKNYKKDISLEEIALIANLSVTSFCRYFKQMTNKTYNDFLTEIRISQACKMLIEGKISTDAICFECGFNNVSNFYRHFKKIKGVTPYEFKRKCMYANLYEQGAM; encoded by the coding sequence TTGAAAGCGCACTTTCATAAAGTTTTACAGGATGAACAAAGCTCATTCAGTATCCGGAATTCAATTGGGTCGAATTTCGGGAACCAGTGGCATTATCACCCGCAGCTTGAATTGCATTATGTGATCAGGGGAGAAGGGGTAAGGTTGATAGGTGACAGTGTACAGAACTTTAGTGCAGGTGAATTATTGTTGCTGGGGGAAAACCTGCCGCATACCTGGCGTTGTAATGAGCCATATACCCAAAACGACCCTGCTTATAAAGCAGAAGCCATTGTTATCCAGTTCCTGCCGGATTGTTTCGGGAAAGATTTCATAAATCTTCCGGAGGCAGGACCTATGAAGAAGTTGTTTTCCAATGCCAGGAATGGCCTCGTAATAGAAGGGGATACCAGGGACTTTGTAGTGCCGTTAATGTATAAGGCCGTAGCATCTTCCCAAATGGAAAGAATGGTGACGATGATGTCCGTATTGCATCTTATTTCTATTTCCAATAACCTGGATTATATTTCTTCTTCCAATGCCTTCTACAGGTCCAGTGATGCGGAAAATATCCGTCTGAATGAAATATGTTCTTATTCGCTGAAGAATTATAAAAAGGACATCTCCCTGGAAGAAATTGCATTGATTGCCAACCTGAGTGTTACCTCGTTTTGCCGTTATTTTAAACAGATGACGAACAAGACTTACAATGATTTCCTGACAGAAATAAGGATCAGTCAGGCCTGTAAGATGTTGATTGAAGGCAAGATCTCTACAGATGCGATCTGTTTTGAATGTGGCTTCAATAATGTATCTAATTTTTACCGGCATTTTAAAAAGATAAAGGGAGTAACTCCTTACGAATTTAAGCGTAAATGTATGTACGCTAATCTGTATGAGCAGGGGGCTATGTAG
- a CDS encoding GreA/GreB family elongation factor — MSTNHIQPVISKDDHDLLMNYAKTTGAIQLKEKIQKAKVIDKADLPHDVVRLNSRVVVRDKMARRNFIYQLSVPGNNQTASTALSPIGVALLGLQKGQDVSIQAAKGKKYYIVMEVTNPVG, encoded by the coding sequence ATGTCAACTAATCATATACAGCCCGTTATTTCCAAAGATGATCACGATTTACTGATGAACTACGCCAAAACAACAGGCGCCATACAACTAAAAGAGAAGATTCAAAAGGCGAAAGTGATAGATAAAGCTGATTTACCCCATGATGTGGTGCGCCTCAATTCCAGAGTAGTGGTGCGTGATAAGATGGCCCGGCGCAATTTCATATACCAGCTGTCTGTGCCCGGAAACAATCAAACCGCAAGCACCGCACTTTCACCGATAGGTGTAGCGCTATTGGGCCTGCAAAAAGGACAGGATGTAAGTATACAAGCCGCAAAAGGCAAGAAATACTACATTGTCATGGAGGTAACTAACCCGGTAGGATAA
- a CDS encoding LytR/AlgR family response regulator transcription factor produces MIFSGNNECKPQLSQDPAYMLPENPSSRWLYRPVTFPTRILVENGKRLKCLDVVTITYLKAEGDYTVIYTHEGSYLSSYGIGAIENKLDPRLFMRIHRSFIVNINCIKELYRDITKMFLVLDNGMEINVGRHYVHAIRKMMF; encoded by the coding sequence ATGATCTTCTCCGGAAATAACGAATGTAAGCCGCAGTTAAGCCAGGACCCGGCATATATGTTGCCTGAAAACCCTTCTTCCCGCTGGCTGTACCGGCCGGTAACTTTCCCCACCAGAATCCTGGTAGAAAATGGCAAACGTTTAAAATGCCTGGATGTTGTAACTATTACTTATCTAAAGGCAGAAGGGGATTATACAGTAATCTATACCCATGAAGGCAGTTATCTGAGTTCATATGGTATAGGAGCTATTGAGAATAAGCTGGACCCCAGGTTGTTTATGAGGATTCACCGTTCTTTTATTGTCAATATTAATTGTATTAAAGAGCTGTACCGGGACATTACAAAGATGTTTCTCGTACTAGACAATGGTATGGAAATAAATGTGGGCCGTCATTATGTACATGCCATCCGTAAGATGATGTTTTAA
- a CDS encoding Crp/Fnr family transcriptional regulator, translated as MFEKICQWLREHHVRILPEELEIFATHTQQVVIPPQTIIMQQGKPVKKLFFLNEGIVRLFRMHNDMDFTLGIVSSNDFVSTTTYLLNQHPSTCALETLTEVNALEWNREDVIALLAKTQMATDIEKAHTDRLLNWMQDIQIDIMCLTAEERYLKLLESQPEVIRTIPLKYIASFLSIHQDSLSRIRNKVGRKEG; from the coding sequence ATGTTTGAAAAAATCTGTCAATGGCTACGGGAGCATCATGTGCGTATTTTACCGGAAGAGCTGGAAATATTCGCAACCCACACACAACAGGTGGTGATTCCTCCCCAGACTATCATTATGCAGCAGGGAAAACCGGTAAAGAAATTGTTTTTTCTGAATGAAGGTATTGTCCGTTTATTCAGGATGCACAATGATATGGACTTTACTTTGGGAATTGTTTCCAGCAATGATTTTGTGTCTACCACCACATATCTGTTAAACCAGCATCCGTCTACTTGTGCCCTTGAAACCCTAACGGAAGTAAATGCACTCGAATGGAACAGGGAAGATGTAATAGCGTTGCTGGCCAAAACCCAAATGGCAACAGATATAGAAAAAGCACATACAGACAGGTTGTTAAATTGGATGCAGGATATACAAATAGATATTATGTGTCTGACAGCGGAAGAACGTTATCTGAAACTACTGGAAAGCCAGCCTGAAGTGATACGTACCATTCCGTTAAAATATATAGCTTCATTTTTGAGTATCCACCAGGATAGTCTTAGCCGGATCAGGAATAAAGTAGGCCGTAAAGAAGGATGA
- a CDS encoding universal stress protein — translation MESLLVPTDFSDTALHAAKYACMLGNQMHSKRIILYHAYQTVIPATDLPIYPTRDLEQFKQESLRSLQEWSHHVTPFLSGMDMIIKTSDDTLPVAVNALCHKERVSLVIMGITGKSQFENVIIGNNAIKVLESSEFPLLLVPPQAPLRDVKNAIFTTDLENVHDTIPLQRLDTLLHALNARLWILNVAPPDKHPSRSSELSDLHLLLDSYKPVYHFTSDTDIVQGIIHFAHEKEDALIILAPKKRGIFYQLFHQSITKALAYRVTTPIIALPPKKAASA, via the coding sequence ATGGAATCATTACTCGTTCCTACAGATTTTTCCGATACTGCGTTGCACGCGGCAAAATATGCATGCATGCTGGGCAATCAGATGCATAGCAAACGTATCATCCTGTACCATGCTTATCAAACCGTTATTCCAGCTACAGACCTTCCTATTTATCCCACCAGAGACCTGGAACAGTTCAAACAGGAAAGCCTCCGGTCACTGCAGGAATGGTCGCATCATGTTACCCCCTTCCTTTCGGGTATGGATATGATTATTAAAACAAGTGACGATACCCTGCCTGTGGCGGTAAATGCGCTTTGTCATAAAGAAAGGGTATCATTGGTCATTATGGGTATTACCGGTAAATCCCAGTTTGAAAATGTTATCATAGGTAATAATGCCATTAAAGTTTTGGAAAGCAGTGAGTTTCCGCTCTTATTAGTACCTCCACAGGCACCATTGAGGGATGTAAAGAATGCTATTTTTACAACTGACCTGGAAAATGTTCACGACACGATTCCACTACAACGGCTGGATACCTTATTGCATGCCTTAAATGCGCGTTTATGGATACTGAATGTAGCTCCTCCGGACAAGCATCCATCCCGGTCTTCCGAGTTATCTGACCTGCACCTGTTACTGGACAGTTACAAACCAGTTTATCACTTTACCAGTGACACGGATATTGTACAAGGCATTATCCATTTTGCTCATGAAAAAGAAGATGCGTTGATCATATTAGCCCCAAAAAAACGAGGGATATTCTATCAGCTGTTTCATCAGAGCATCACCAAAGCACTGGCCTACCGTGTTACTACGCCTATTATTGCCCTTCCACCTAAAAAAGCTGCCAGCGCTTAG
- a CDS encoding dodecin family protein: protein MAIVKVIEVIASSEKGIEDALQSAVKEVSKTIHNIDSIYVKDIKAHVKEGKITSYGLICKVSFRIDSKER from the coding sequence ATGGCTATTGTAAAAGTAATTGAGGTCATTGCCTCTTCCGAAAAAGGAATTGAAGACGCGTTGCAGAGTGCGGTGAAAGAGGTATCTAAAACCATCCATAACATAGATTCCATTTATGTGAAGGATATTAAAGCGCATGTTAAGGAGGGCAAAATAACTTCCTATGGCCTCATTTGTAAAGTATCCTTCCGGATTGATAGCAAGGAAAGATAA